Genomic segment of Apium graveolens cultivar Ventura chromosome 7, ASM990537v1, whole genome shotgun sequence:
atcacaaactcactctcatttttcatttatcatcacaaatggctgtatttggctggttctacaattatggtgatgagactgtgcatgtctttttgaatggaattccaactccataccctatcaccaacattcctcacaatctctggattcaatttccagaggttatcaaacgtgatctggtggccattcgaagagaacttcatcttcatcgtctccgccagcaagagcgaatcatccgactcgccattctgtttgtcgagagtaggaagaagaagatgacttaatctcgtcttcttcctgttttcttcatcatcagctttgtcaggcttcttagctaggactaaggctgttgatgttaggtttagaagcttagggaaaatcttgtataagtattgatgtaatttccatttcatgaatgtattgtcttgatatattaatgaaagttgtttttacttcaagattttgtctctgagttattttatcttgtgttgataaatcctgattgatattctgatgaccatataaattttgttttatattaagttctgattcgttttcagcacttacttatctaatttatcttggtcattttcatgtgatttatttttagaatattaatgatgcagtgaaaaataattcaatcagtgataacggtttaaattttgaattaaaactgtttctcttgataaatggaacggtttttccttgaaactaggcaaatgggtaagtaatgattcctgttttctcgagcccagtaactgtccgttattattgcatgtctaacaggtgtccaacggtaacatttttgttcagagtataagtacaatagagagaggatttctttaatcttttatttccttcgtattttttttctctttacttacttttactttccttcttctcacgttggtttttcatacagccatcttatcaaacacctaacaggcacttttgaatctcaatttttcacatggcacctaaggatttaatcattgatggatctaagtttgttccaaacaactatgctgcaattcttgatcatgctgaagctccatctgaattgcattttgtgcaagatcttcttgcacacagtgagattgggtacgcattaacacagcctgaagtcttttcgagtcaacaagttctgacgttttggcggactgggcactttgatgatggtggtaaacatggcactcccagtattatttttgaagtgggtgattcatcttatgtagtcactcctggtacaatacgcaaagctctacatctcccagaaaattgtactttttcaactccagaggaatcaacacttcaggagttaatggctgatttgggatatgaaaagagtttggcaaagcttgggcagttaaaaagggctaatatcagtagagaatggagtttcttctttgactgcatcaccaaaacttttgggaacaaatgttcgaattttgatgctatcccaattctgagtcagcacatagggtatgctattattcatcaaactcattttgattttgcaactggaataattggttttattggggataggatgacagaggatagaaatattgtctattttgctagattctgtcaacttctatatactttttgtacagatgaacctcaattagtcagttcctcaaccccaccttttaaagttgcaaaacgatattttaatgatctggtaaatgctgatactaagaaaaaagtggttagaccattacagattcctcagtctgtaaaacagatcctagtaaatgctgatcctgatacttatagatctgtttactctgatgtccaaccaaccacaaacacccaaaaaccatcatcctcggcacctaccactcatactactcaacctaccctcaggacttatctcaaatcctatctctctacttcatagactgttcaaccctcatcctccaagccaaagaggacaaaaactattcctcaaacacctcaaaagaggaggaggactgtactgagagatgaatctgatactgaggaacaggttccttcttcagaacctgtgtaggtgaagctgagaaagtgacttctcagaaggattctggaattaagggatctaggcttctcaaacggcttagaagaatgacagttcctgaaactcccaaggaatccaaatcaacaatgagatacaagaaacagagggcaaaaaggccagttttagatgatgaagatgaagcagctaaggaaggggatcaggaatctctgatctcacaagacaaggaatttgctccagtcacttcttctccatcaactccatctcaggaagctgtttctgaaaaggctaacacaccctctatatcttctgttgatccaggcacaagtgctgatattgatgttcaaaacttggttgtgcctgcagtaattctcttagaagctccaacagcaaataatccttccacaacacctgttactgatgttgttcaaactccagagttatcaacaacaccttctctgcatctagatactgatgatcagacttttggtgagcatcaggatatggctgttgatcagaacttagtatcagatcagcaattagaggatgctgaagcctccattgctactcacactgttgttttatcagaggatactgattctgtaagttctgatgctgcacatgctggagatactggtgatgctgctccaactgctcatgttgtagatactgatgcagcaggtccttccggacatactcctcaacagactctttcTAATGCTGAATTGGTTAAGCAGTTTATTACcagggaagcaccagtaccttagagtgaaactcctgcaggtcaggagtggactaaggaatggaactcagtttcatgtgttccaactgaaaaacatcttgctgagcacttgactaaagctgatgaaatgttaaattctgatgattttaaaacccagcttagagtcactgcattgagtactaaacatctacaaggtcttcattcaactactcatgcagagctacacaagattcaggagaactttatcaaacaggaacaagtttggaaaattgataagaaaaagttcttccaacctaccattgataggattacttatattgagaaaactcaagagaaacaacaagctcagattgatgaaattctgacaaatcaagcttctcagcaatcacaacttactgaaatccaatcctcagtggaattacttatctctcttttactacctgctgatgccaaaaagagggagaaggtaattaagtccaaatgcaaaactaacaagacactgtaaggaaaggatgatggaaatgatgaccaaggatactctggaatgggtagcggtcatagtcaaggtagaaggtttacatcaagacaagctagccacaggacaagttctgatactgggaaaagaataagttttgctgctggtaaaaagttaagttctgatgaacttttagatcttgatgaggaaatgtcaagacggttatttcttcaagaaaatccaggaatggacttggaaagttgaaagaaagaagaagccaggcttaaataAGAGAAAGtaatatctaaatctgaagcttctggtaaaaagccacttccaaaactcaaaggtattgtgatcaaagaaaggacacatactgaagcaacattggctagatcacaaccacagatagatccaagatccaagggtaaagaaaaggttggtgaacctatcaaggtttatgtacctcctgaggatgaagaaattactgatgaaaaggatgatcttgctctgacttcaagaaaagttcttaaaacaacctctgacatggctcaagttgttcagagtcaagaaattgtaagttccgatattcagaagaagcaagtaacctctgacatagctcaagttaacttgatatcagaaaatagatcaaaaacactcctaccaggattcactaaagcaaaacagactcaatctttgaagactactgcaagtggttttgaagcaagagtagttactggaaaggaagcaagagataaaactggattgggaagtgctgatgaaaggagagtacacaacactactaatgatccaacttccttgagtgaaccaggtattggagcaactcctgagagattgaatcaactggaatctgtacagatggtttatcatacctacttgaaagaatacatcatgttgtatttcatgacagatggtagggtttatcatataagacaaaatgccattccattgaagtattttaaagaattggagcatgtacttttcttacttcaagtggatgacagaataacagggactgctgcaaactacttaaaagaacagattcagagacagaaaaggcattattctgttaagtctgacagcacatatgttccaaagtacagagatcacaatggtgatattattgatatgaagcctaatactgcacagatcagaacatatcttggtattaagggatttgaattcaatctggagtctgacaaagcttatgtcataagactagatcaggagttgagaaaagcaaagatcaatgatctcagagctgtaatctttcaaactggtgaagatactgcagagcttaaagatgtcaaaaggagaatgattgatgaactcagatatgctgagaaatgtttgttgaagaactatctcagaacaactcttgacatcagagagatcagaaaatgatgaagccaagtcgaagatctacaactgcttaaattctgatatttgtacagactgaagttgttatcagaagttgaatattggtaaagctttaaggactgtaagttgcagttatctagtctaattctcatgcatttgtacataatgtttttgacatcatcaaatatctgttaaacttgtatattatgctaatttacaagttgggggagattgttagatatatttgataatgtcatggctaatatgttttatgtttagctttcagatcttatttgaacaggacaaatcagtacttaactgttgatcagtacttatactggaagtcaggacttaaggatatcagtacttatattatcaggagataatcatcagaagttagatatcagaacttaagtgctgaaggatgatcagagaaggacagtagctgattaaaggaaagaagatcgagataaacataaaaagaaatatgcatgaagaaggaattccgtgaagaatggaatacttggaagaaaagatatctgattgatatattttaggaagcagaattatattccatatcaattagcgattatcttgtaactgtgtagtatataaacatagacatagggtttacactataagtgttatcattattcgagaagattattcattgtaaccctagcagctctcgtgatattgttcatcactgagaggtaacagttccatactgtaacagagtttattgtttcaataaagtttgttttctgttacttaagttcttaaagttcgatttgagtgtactatacactgtattcaccccctctacagtgtgtgtgtgacctaacagaagcctctaggaggaatcaagaaaatgcagcatttccattctgatgcaaacaaggaagtattcaaagatctacagccaagcctaaattgcatttgatagagaaatgaagaagaaacatgtgaagaatctttttaattgtattttacagttttgtcttcacttgtaaacttggtgatatataaaccaagtagcagctagtaattagatatgaattttcaagagctgtttagaaatatccagagagaaaatcatctagtttgtactaggaagcagctgtgatttaattctttgaatcacagattttctgaaataacacatctctggtggaacaacaaatccaccagaaaagtttttaagttctttgtgttctttacatttgtgtttgaatatatatctgtctgtatcagcttcaagcaattcacacacatttgttcacttaaacacttagccttagaaactgctcaaaacttgaaaaagttttgagatttacattcaaccccccttctgtaaatctcattgttagtccactgggaataacagatAATTATCCTTGTGAACTAAATCTAGGATTATTTGTAAGATGATCTAAGCTAATGTCGGATTGTTTTAACTTTTGTGTAGTCGAAATAGTTTTGTGATAATATTTATATAAAGTATGGTATCTTTCATATTTAGGTTGGTTTAAATGTGTGGAGGATTTCTTATTATTATCTTttcatatttttatatattttggTGTTGAATTGCGCTACAATTGTATATAGATTGTGATTTGTGATTGGACAGGTTTAGAATTCAATTTGAAAGCCGAAAAAGGCAGGAATAAGAAAAAACAGCAGGATGCTGCTTCTGGAGAGAGAATTTAACGACGGAATTCTGGGTAACTTATGATAGAATTATGTAATTATGCTGGGTACTTATGATGAAATTCTGGGTTACTAGGGACGGTTGTTCTTCATGATTTTATTCATTTTTTGTTTAACATTAATCCTGGCAAGCTTGTGGGCCCAAGATGATAACTTACGACATACAAATCATCGTAAATTAAAGATAAAATGACGGTATATTCCGTCGAAAATGTAATTATCATCCCATTAAAAGTGGGGTCCATTTCCCTAACTTGCGACAGTTTTCTTAGATTTGTGACGAAATATGTACTTACGACGAAATGGTAACTTATGATGAAATATATACTTACGACAAAATTTGGTACTTGTGACATAATTGATATTTATGACGAAAAGGTTATTTGTGACGAAAATCTGAACTTAAGAATTGAGCAAAAACATCGAATATTTTCCGTCGCAATTGGGCCAATTACGCCGAATTGTAGTGTAAAAATTACATCATAAATGGGcatatttcttgtagtgtaaggtatcgaaacaaattaactaaaaaaatccataagCAAATttgctagaaccccacgataatgattagcccataatcggactcatcatcaacgtgggttccgatgaaagcatggtatgaTAAActtagtctttatactgaataaataataaaccaagtatgtAACAAGAGCATAGGTTCAATAACAAGAAACTAGCATCGAAGATTATAACTTAGAACAAACAATCACAAGAATAAATTAGGTcttcttcgcctttgttgaattgtgttatAGGTCTTCTCGTTGATCTCTCCTTAAGCTCTATTCTGTCTCCTTATTGAAAAACGATCTTAAGTTATCATTAcatagcagcccatgcagattgGAAGCCCATAAATCAGAATTATAAGAGAATCAGGATTCTTTCATCCCGACTTGGCGCGGTCGCGCGCTTCaccagtgcgggcgcgctgacattctgtacttctggcacggccgcgcgctatccCAACGCGGGCGCGCCAtccttctggaaaaacttctaaGTTTGCTTCTCTTTAATTGCTAGTTCTTGATGGTCTTTGCACAAGCGATCTTCATGACAACTttctaacaccaatttagcatcaaaacaatgttAAATCACCTTGATCCCTGTAATatgtctgaaatgcaaaaacactacaaaaacacatcaaaaacacaaataacttgagtaaaAAACATTAATgcaagcctttatagagcattctaagtggacataaatgccacttaacacttGTAATTGTAAACTATATAAACGAAAACCAGGTACTTATATAGATGCTTCAGAATCATAGTTCAAGTCAATAAACGAAAGTAAATATATTGTAGTATTATCCTGTACTTGAAGCAATCATATACTATAGTATTTAGGCTTTTGATCATTGTAGATGAGATCTTCTACAATAATGTCTGAAATTTAATTTATTGTAATACTATCTTTGGTTAGAATTATGTTAACAGGAAAGTCAcatgtaaaatatttataaattatgaTATAACAAGAGTATCATCAACCATTGATTATTATAATCAGCAACTaggaaaaatttcaaaatttgaaTGGGTATATAGGGCAAAAAACTACATTTTCATATACTATACCTTAATAGGGAATTTTCGCATAATGTGCCACATGCAAAGGCGATGCTTAATAGCAAGCAAACCATTTTCGGCATAAAATGTATTACGAATAAAGACCTTCATAGCAGCACACTGATCAGTCACAATGACAACTGCATTTCTTCCCATAACTTTTTTAAGATTATTCAAAGCCCAAGTATAATCACCAATATTTTCATGTGACTAAAGGCAAGCTGCAAAAGTAAAACACTTGTTGTGTTTATCCACACCAGTGAAAGGGGCAAAGATCATATTATACctgaaaaataaaaattagtAAATATTAGCAACATAATCTTTAAAAATTACTAATACAAATCACTAAATATATATGAGTTGTTTACTTTTCTTTTAAAATTGAATAAAAATCCAATTTTCTTACTTGTTTGTATCAAAAGTCGCATCAAATGATACTGCATCACCATATAGTTCAAAATTCCATCGATCCATTGCATCGGCCCAGAAAAGCTTGGTTAAGTGCCCACCAGAATCAATGTCGTAATCAAAATAAAAAGATTCTGATGTTTCTTGAATGACCTTAAACTTATCAATAATCATCTGTCCATCCCTTTCATCAATAAATGATTTCAAATCGCgattaaaatttctaaaattacgTAAGGAAGCACCTACATTGGCATAACCACCTGCTTGTTCCTTCGTGAAGCCAAAACTTTTGCTAGGACCAATATTCACTTTCGAAGCATCAAAAACAATATTTCTCAAACTAATATTCATCTCTCTATTAGACCTCAAAAACTGTCGACCAGATTCAGTAGCCAAAGGATGGTTATGGACTTCAACAAAagtttaaataaaatatttatctTCACCCATAAATTTCAGGACAATTTTGGCTTGCAGCCACACCTTTGAGAAACAATCCGTCTTCTCTTAACAAATTTCCTCTCATCATAATGTTTAAGAAGAATAGCCTGAACATCATCTTTGTCTTTTTTTGTTCCCTTGCGAACACCAAAACCACCAAGAAAAGCATATTCTTTGTAAAATCTGTATCCTTTATCTAAACTAATAAAAACTTGATTTTTGAATAGAACGTTGATATCACCAACACGGATTGATTTATAATACTTCCTACCACCAAGAGACACTATGTAATCTGTAACTGAACATTCACTATCTACTAATCCTCCTCCACTACTAAAAACACCACTAGAATTAATCTGAGAACCATCACCATAACTAGAACcttgaaattaaaatatttttactATTAGTACCAACCTGCTATGActaataaaattacttttaaaaaCTAAATTAACATATACACTTAGATCAAATATGAGTAATCTATTTTTGTTCAACAGATTAATCTCATGAATTAATATATTATTAGCAAAAATTTAGTTAACGAGCATAATCAATAAAATTAACATATACACGTAGCTCAATTTAGATTATATAAATTCAACACCTAATTATGATTtataatataattacaaaataattacaaaatataaactaaaaaaataaaaaaatagataAAAGGCAAAAAATCAATGTTTCCGCAATTGATTAGCCAACATCAATTACTAATATAACTATAAAATTTACAATGAACTTCGTTAATTGATATGTAATCAAAATATAATGAAAAAAATGTAAAAAACAACATGATTAGATACAAAAACTCACAAATTTAACAATTCAACAAAGATACTAACATAAAACGATACATAATACCTTGATTATCACTTATTTTGGTCAAATCTGATAAAATCATCTTCAAAAACACATACTTAGCTACGGAAGCTTATAAACATtagggggggagagagagagagagaatgagatCGAGAGATACAAATATCGAGAGATGCAGAAATCGAGAGATACAGAGTATGAACTGGGAGAAAATTGCAGAAGAGAGAGGGAAACAATTCTGTTATGAAAGAGTTAATGTTGAGATCAATGtcttttttatattttttatttttattgaaaTGAACGGTTATGATTAAAGAGGCCCATTAATAGATCAATGGTCCAGATCAAGTTTGCAATTTGTATTATAATTTTAGTTTATATTTGAGCATTTGCCTATATATATAATGAGATGACCAAATAAAAACCTCTCTTAGAATAAGAACTAAAAACTACTTTTTACACCCCTAATTTACTATCCCCGCCCCTAGATAACATTACACACCCATGTATGACACTTTATTAACTATTATCTCTCTTTCCCAACCATATAAACGATCCATCTTTTTTCGGCAATCCATTTTTACGACGACTGAAGAATTAGCTATAGTTATTTCCTTTCTCCTTCCTCACATTTATACCCACAACATGACCCACCAATACTCATACTTACAAATGTATACAAACATTTTCCAAATCTCTTTAAatagtatgttagatatatttgtgatgtcatgtctaatgatgatttgtgtttagttttcagatcttaactaacaggacaaatcaggacttaactggaaatcagtacttatactgaagtcagaacttaagttatcagaacttaagttatcagaagatatttatcaggagataatatcagggcttaaggagactttcaaataaggaaggcgactgattgaaaagaaagaagatcgagactaaaacaagaagagatatgcataaagaagaattttatgaagaatagaatacttggaagaaaagataactgattgatatattttaggttACTGaattatgttcgatatcaattagaacttatcttgtaactgtgtgtctatatataaacacatcatagggtttacactatatgtgttatcttaattgtgaatattattcattataaccctagaagctctcgtgatatttgttcatcactgagagagaacggtttcattgtaatactgttttattaataagattattatgtgtttcatacttgtgtccttaattcgatttgattgtgctagacactgtattcaacccctttctacagtgtgtgtgacctaacaagtggtatcagagcaatctgttaacatacatacagtaaagatccaaaaacaatcatgtctgaagaagcacaaactccaaccaagcccaccaaaactgaagaaactccaaagactcaaatccataatcgatatgagactattagggttcccatactgaaaccttctgagtatcccatatggaaggtgaggatgtctatgtttctggaagctatagatccagaataccttgacagaattaatgaaggaccacataagccaaccaagctctctgttgtagttgcagatcagccagcacagattgtaccaaaggagaaaagtgaatatacagctgaagatatctcatctattgcaaaggattcaaaggtaagacatttgctgcataatgccattgataatgtcatatcaaacagggtaattaactgcaagactgcaaaggatatatgggatgccttggagactaGATGCCAAGGAACTTATTCAATTAAGAATAACAggaggacaatactcactcaaaagtatgagcactttgactcaaaacctgatgagtcattaactggtttatatgacagatttgtcaaactcttgaatgatctgtcactggtggataaggaatatgatcttgaagatactaatctcaaattccttttagctcttcctgaa
This window contains:
- the LOC141673675 gene encoding protein FAR1-RELATED SEQUENCE 5-like yields the protein MNISLRNIVFDASKVNIGPSKSFGFTKEQAGGYANVGASLRNFRNFNRDLKSFIDERDGQMIIDKFKVIQETSESFYFDYDIDSGGHLTKLFWADAMDRWNFELYGDAVSFDATFDTNKYNMIFAPFTGVDKHNKCFTFAACL